The following coding sequences are from one Streptomyces sp. NBC_01485 window:
- a CDS encoding SAV_2336 N-terminal domain-related protein, protein MASDAAPQGDVPPGDTSALARLTALLTTASETAPTARELAELLWLARELEDPDAAHTDTSGDPCSDPDGTAATTPSPPPPAPAGPEDRPSETPPLPESQPPSPTDRVPLHLPAPPPPTDAPARTTTATRQLLAPAPPMLPHPLALQRALRPLKRTVASARARLLDERATADRIARLGAHPDVWLPVLRPARDRWLRLSLVHDTGPTMPVWRPLVRELHTVLAQSGVFRTVTLHPAAPDGRARHVPDPADGRTVTLVVSDCMGPQWRPGPAGDLWYGTLRHWATRMPLAVVQPLPEHLWPTTALPAQPGLLSSPTPAAPLSALTFTPYDPDPDPETCPAPGTAFPLPVLEPGAPWLANWAALVAGPGGVHAPGAAAWLPPAPTPPAPAEPGTTDPGSLPAQDLVLRFRATASPEAFRLAGHLALAVPSVPVMRLVQRAVNRDPRPQHLAEVILSGMLTTAPGPPGSYDFRPGVRDLLLRTLPRTTRGRTRELLDRIGGLIDDQAGYTPGGFRAETSTPQANGTGTDTGADSGSDTAPAFARVSEETVQRMGGGGTEPAVQEPSAQHPDVQEPAGPLHIRMLGPLHVSRPPEHPSLPLPSVEAQALLCMLLLAPEQQTPTTYDDLAAGLWEQRPGRVESVRRIDALAREVGHLLGPARLTRTPDGYTLDATGTGTGIGTGIGIEVDAVACENAVAFEGLLAHPPQDPRAQRSRLEDALALFHGDPLDGLPGPAARETRSRLRSLRDTLRTALAELHPAILFETDADLTVHPETRITLELAVHEVLARGDLTPQQYEIRVRRNGYVVQVHPDAYLLPVLAAALRWLPGPVADLAEPPRLRVTFRNGPASTPAPAPAPRHVTAPVLLTIPPALYDDFAHSSAASGPHRFRPLYGDAPDGPPLAWYCRLPAPRPEDGNGNGNGNRDRDRDRDTDRDTDEARDLVRGPLLTPDLRQLGIPAPGRTAIVHTGPDGPLTLLNPADPYGGRPPRAATYYEVDLTPHHAVRQVSLPSSGKGAFTAAVELTWRVADPVAYVQADARAYVRAEATGVAERLLAHLVEAASRVTGHHSVRRAAGAQRAVNAQFGTWPVPGLAVTCAVTLAPDYAPPPEVRRPADPSARPLAGLLADAETVLFGFDGPLTRLFTANTAREAALDLLALVAEHRHPEDALTGQPLGGGGARRELFVHPLDVLRAFAQDPLGPLLRDRLNELELRAVPDAPTTHHSVTLVRTLHDSGRRVGVATDVSTQAVHRYLESHRLPLARVHCRSNDLGRLMPHPDCLLRALRPHGTPAFTSVLIGSTLAELTAAQQVGLRFIGLARNPTVETGLREAGCEVTVTSLAPVLKAAQSL, encoded by the coding sequence ATGGCTTCTGACGCCGCGCCGCAGGGAGATGTGCCGCCGGGGGACACGTCAGCGCTTGCCCGGCTGACGGCGCTGCTGACCACCGCGTCGGAGACAGCGCCGACGGCGCGCGAACTGGCCGAACTGCTATGGCTGGCAAGGGAGTTGGAGGATCCGGACGCGGCTCACACGGATACCTCCGGCGACCCGTGCTCGGACCCGGACGGCACAGCGGCCACGACGCCGTCACCGCCGCCCCCCGCTCCGGCCGGCCCCGAGGACCGGCCGTCAGAGACCCCGCCCCTCCCTGAATCCCAGCCCCCGTCCCCCACCGACCGCGTCCCCCTGCACCTCCCCGCCCCGCCACCGCCGACGGACGCCCCGGCACGCACGACCACGGCCACCAGGCAACTCCTCGCACCCGCACCCCCGATGCTCCCCCACCCCCTCGCCCTCCAGCGGGCGCTGCGCCCGCTGAAGCGGACGGTGGCGTCGGCGCGCGCCCGTCTCCTCGACGAGCGGGCGACGGCCGACCGCATCGCCCGGCTGGGCGCCCACCCCGACGTCTGGCTGCCCGTCCTGCGCCCCGCGCGCGACCGCTGGCTGCGCCTGAGCCTCGTCCACGACACGGGCCCGACGATGCCGGTGTGGCGGCCCCTCGTCCGTGAACTGCACACCGTCCTGGCCCAGTCGGGCGTCTTCCGCACGGTCACCCTGCACCCGGCGGCGCCCGACGGCCGGGCCCGGCACGTCCCCGACCCGGCGGACGGCCGGACGGTCACCCTGGTCGTCAGCGACTGCATGGGCCCGCAGTGGCGACCCGGCCCGGCGGGCGACCTCTGGTACGGCACCCTGCGGCACTGGGCGACGCGGATGCCGCTGGCCGTCGTACAGCCGCTCCCCGAGCACCTGTGGCCCACGACGGCCCTGCCGGCCCAGCCGGGCCTGCTCTCCTCCCCCACCCCGGCGGCCCCGCTCTCCGCCCTCACCTTCACCCCGTACGACCCGGACCCGGACCCCGAGACCTGTCCCGCACCCGGAACCGCCTTTCCCCTGCCCGTCCTGGAACCGGGCGCGCCCTGGCTGGCCAACTGGGCGGCGCTGGTGGCGGGACCCGGCGGCGTCCACGCCCCGGGCGCTGCGGCCTGGCTTCCGCCGGCCCCCACCCCGCCCGCACCCGCCGAGCCGGGGACCACCGACCCGGGGTCCCTCCCCGCCCAGGACCTGGTGCTGCGCTTCCGGGCCACCGCCTCCCCGGAGGCCTTCCGGCTGGCCGGTCACCTGGCGCTCGCGGTGCCGTCCGTGCCGGTGATGCGTCTGGTCCAGCGTGCCGTGAACCGGGACCCGCGCCCGCAGCACCTGGCCGAGGTGATCCTCAGCGGCATGCTCACCACCGCCCCCGGCCCACCCGGCTCCTACGACTTCCGCCCCGGCGTACGCGACCTCCTCCTGCGCACCCTCCCCCGCACGACCCGAGGCCGCACCCGCGAACTCCTCGACCGCATCGGCGGCCTGATCGACGACCAAGCGGGTTACACGCCGGGCGGGTTCCGGGCGGAGACCTCCACCCCCCAGGCCAACGGCACCGGCACCGACACCGGTGCGGACTCCGGCTCCGACACCGCCCCGGCGTTCGCGAGGGTGAGCGAGGAGACGGTGCAGCGGATGGGCGGGGGCGGCACGGAACCCGCCGTCCAGGAACCCTCCGCCCAGCATCCGGATGTGCAGGAGCCCGCCGGCCCTCTGCACATCCGGATGCTGGGCCCGCTGCACGTCAGCCGTCCCCCGGAGCACCCGTCCCTCCCCCTCCCCTCCGTCGAAGCCCAGGCGCTCCTGTGCATGCTGCTCCTCGCCCCCGAACAACAGACGCCGACGACCTACGACGACCTGGCCGCCGGCCTGTGGGAGCAGCGGCCCGGCAGGGTGGAGTCCGTCCGCCGTATCGACGCGCTGGCCAGGGAGGTCGGCCACCTGCTGGGACCCGCGCGCCTGACCCGAACCCCCGACGGCTACACCCTGGACGCCACCGGCACCGGCACCGGCATCGGCACCGGCATCGGCATCGAGGTCGACGCCGTCGCCTGCGAGAACGCCGTCGCCTTCGAGGGACTCCTCGCCCACCCGCCCCAGGACCCACGGGCCCAGCGCTCCCGGCTCGAAGACGCCCTCGCCCTCTTCCACGGCGACCCCCTAGACGGCCTCCCCGGCCCCGCCGCGCGGGAGACCCGCTCCCGGTTGCGCTCCCTCCGCGACACCCTCCGTACCGCCCTCGCCGAACTCCACCCCGCGATCCTCTTCGAGACCGACGCCGATCTCACCGTCCACCCCGAAACCCGCATCACCCTCGAACTGGCCGTCCACGAAGTACTCGCGCGCGGCGATCTCACCCCCCAGCAGTACGAGATCCGCGTCCGCCGGAACGGCTACGTCGTCCAGGTCCACCCCGACGCCTACCTCCTCCCCGTCCTCGCCGCCGCCCTGCGCTGGCTGCCCGGCCCCGTCGCCGACCTGGCCGAACCGCCGCGCCTGCGCGTGACGTTCCGGAACGGCCCGGCATCGACACCGGCACCGGCCCCCGCACCCCGGCACGTCACCGCCCCCGTCCTCCTCACGATCCCCCCCGCCCTCTACGACGACTTCGCCCACAGTTCCGCCGCCTCCGGCCCCCACCGTTTCCGCCCCCTGTACGGCGACGCCCCGGACGGCCCCCCACTCGCCTGGTACTGCCGGCTGCCCGCGCCGCGCCCCGAGGACGGGAACGGGAACGGGAACGGGAACAGGGACAGGGACAGGGACAGGGACACGGACAGGGACACGGACGAGGCGCGGGACCTCGTACGGGGGCCGCTGCTCACCCCCGATCTACGGCAGCTCGGGATACCCGCCCCCGGCCGCACCGCGATCGTGCACACGGGCCCCGACGGCCCGCTCACCCTCCTCAACCCCGCCGACCCGTACGGCGGACGCCCGCCGCGCGCGGCGACGTACTACGAGGTCGACCTCACCCCGCACCACGCCGTCCGCCAGGTGTCGCTGCCCAGCTCCGGCAAGGGCGCCTTCACCGCTGCCGTGGAACTGACCTGGCGGGTGGCCGACCCGGTGGCGTACGTACAGGCCGACGCACGGGCGTACGTGCGGGCGGAGGCCACCGGCGTGGCCGAGCGGCTGCTGGCGCATCTGGTGGAGGCGGCATCCCGGGTCACCGGCCACCACTCCGTCCGCCGGGCGGCCGGCGCGCAGCGGGCCGTCAACGCCCAGTTCGGCACGTGGCCGGTGCCGGGGCTGGCGGTGACCTGCGCGGTCACCCTCGCGCCGGACTACGCCCCGCCCCCCGAGGTGCGGCGGCCCGCCGACCCCTCCGCGCGCCCGCTGGCGGGCCTGCTCGCGGACGCCGAGACCGTCCTGTTCGGCTTCGACGGCCCGCTGACCCGCCTGTTCACGGCGAACACCGCCCGCGAGGCCGCCCTCGACCTGCTCGCGCTGGTCGCCGAGCACCGTCACCCCGAGGACGCGCTGACCGGGCAGCCCCTGGGCGGCGGCGGGGCGCGACGGGAGCTGTTCGTGCACCCGCTGGACGTCCTGCGCGCCTTCGCCCAGGACCCCCTCGGCCCGCTCCTGCGGGACCGTCTCAACGAGCTGGAGCTGAGGGCCGTACCGGACGCGCCGACGACGCACCACTCCGTCACGCTCGTGCGCACCCTGCACGACAGCGGACGCCGGGTCGGGGTGGCCACGGACGTCAGCACACAGGCCGTCCACCGCTATCTGGAGTCCCACCGGCTCCCCCTCGCGCGCGTGCACTGCCGCAGCAACGACCTCGGCCGGCTCATGCCGCACCCCGACTGCCTGCTGCGCGCCCTGCGCCCGCACGGCACGCCCGCCTTCACCAGCGTCCTGATCGGCTCCACCCTCGCCGAGCTGACCGCCGCCCAGCAGGTCGGCCTGCGCTTCATCGGCCTCGCCCGCAATCCCACGGTCGAGACGGGCCTGCGCGAGGCGGGCTGCGAGGTCACGGTCACCTCCCTCGCCCCCGTACTGAAAGCGGCACAGTCGCTCTGA
- a CDS encoding CU044_2847 family protein — MDGLVEFKTDDGAVVAVEAVTEQRPGSRLVARGDGTVQAARTFEGALEGVRAAAESALRVFRDGALRPDGVEIEFGVKLSAETGAIIAKGTAEGHLVVRLTWSPSSPS, encoded by the coding sequence GTGGACGGACTGGTGGAGTTCAAGACCGACGACGGTGCCGTGGTCGCCGTCGAGGCGGTCACGGAGCAGCGGCCCGGGTCGCGGCTGGTGGCCCGGGGCGACGGTACGGTCCAGGCGGCCCGCACCTTCGAAGGCGCCCTGGAAGGCGTGCGCGCCGCCGCCGAGTCGGCGCTGCGCGTCTTCCGCGACGGGGCGTTACGGCCGGACGGCGTGGAGATCGAGTTCGGGGTGAAGCTGTCGGCCGAGACGGGCGCGATCATCGCCAAGGGCACGGCGGAGGGCCACCTCGTCGTACGACTGACCTGGTCGCCGTCCTCCCCCTCATGA
- a CDS encoding carboxyl transferase domain-containing protein: MTTGRASAREIIALVADEFHELSGPSGPSGFSELSELPHPEREFAPDGPLGWPGYDASRARAARRTGETESVVCGTASVEGTRAVLIAFEFGFLGGSLGERTGDRLEAAYTYAREHRLPVVPLVATGGSRMQEGMLALTQLQRVARQSALTREAGLPQIAVLRDPTTGGGWATLGAGADVVLALPNAQVAFAGSRVRPRDADPSAYTAEAQVSAGAADAVVPPAELRGALGLWLRLLTGGTAGVRRSAETGEPATRPIEPTPAPEALGSSGASGASASGRASDAGQGIEPAPVPGALGVTGLPVSGWDAVARARSPERPRAQAYLDVYFGHRVAISGDRCGGVDAGGMLCGFGERQGRTVAYAAQTGAATRPAGYRTAVRLIRLADRLGIPVLTLVDTPGAANDAEAERQGVGASIAELFGAVATARTPITTLVIGEGGSGGALALAAPGRTWATPDSYFSVIAPESAAAILKRPPEEVEATADQLRIRPQDLAALGVIRSDQAD, translated from the coding sequence ATGACGACGGGACGGGCGAGCGCGCGGGAGATCATCGCCCTCGTCGCCGACGAGTTCCACGAACTCTCCGGACCCTCCGGACCCTCCGGATTTTCCGAGCTCTCCGAACTCCCCCACCCCGAGAGGGAGTTCGCGCCCGACGGCCCCCTCGGCTGGCCCGGCTACGACGCCTCGCGCGCCCGCGCCGCCCGGCGCACCGGCGAGACGGAGTCCGTCGTCTGCGGCACCGCGAGCGTCGAGGGCACCCGGGCCGTCCTGATCGCCTTCGAGTTCGGCTTCCTGGGCGGTTCCCTGGGCGAGCGCACCGGCGACCGGCTGGAGGCGGCGTACACGTACGCCCGTGAACACCGGCTCCCGGTCGTGCCGTTGGTCGCCACGGGCGGCAGCCGGATGCAGGAGGGCATGCTCGCCCTCACCCAACTCCAGCGGGTGGCACGGCAGTCGGCGCTCACGAGAGAGGCCGGGCTGCCTCAGATCGCCGTCCTGCGGGACCCGACGACCGGCGGCGGCTGGGCCACCCTGGGCGCGGGCGCCGACGTGGTCCTGGCCCTGCCGAACGCCCAAGTCGCCTTCGCCGGCTCCCGAGTCCGCCCACGGGACGCCGACCCGTCCGCCTACACGGCCGAGGCCCAGGTCTCGGCGGGAGCGGCGGACGCGGTCGTGCCTCCGGCGGAGCTGCGGGGCGCGCTGGGGCTGTGGCTGCGACTGCTGACGGGCGGGACGGCTGGAGTGAGGCGGTCGGCCGAGACGGGCGAGCCCGCCACCCGGCCGATCGAACCGACTCCGGCGCCGGAAGCCCTCGGGTCGAGCGGGGCGAGCGGGGCGAGCGCATCGGGCCGGGCGAGCGACGCGGGGCAGGGGATCGAGCCCGCCCCGGTGCCCGGGGCGCTCGGGGTGACGGGGCTGCCGGTCTCCGGGTGGGACGCGGTCGCGCGTGCTCGTTCGCCGGAACGGCCCCGGGCGCAGGCCTACTTGGACGTCTACTTCGGCCACCGGGTCGCGATCTCCGGGGACCGGTGTGGTGGTGTCGACGCGGGCGGGATGCTGTGCGGGTTCGGCGAGCGTCAGGGGCGTACGGTCGCGTATGCCGCGCAGACCGGGGCGGCGACCCGGCCCGCCGGTTACCGCACGGCCGTCCGGCTGATCCGGCTCGCGGACCGGCTCGGGATCCCGGTGCTGACCCTGGTGGACACCCCGGGCGCGGCCAACGACGCGGAGGCCGAACGGCAGGGCGTGGGCGCGTCGATCGCCGAGTTGTTCGGGGCGGTCGCCACCGCGCGGACGCCGATCACCACGCTCGTGATCGGCGAGGGCGGTTCCGGCGGGGCGCTCGCGCTCGCCGCACCCGGCCGTACCTGGGCCACACCGGACAGCTACTTCTCCGTCATCGCACCGGAGTCGGCCGCCGCCATCCTCAAGCGGCCACCGGAGGAGGTGGAGGCGACGGCGGACCAACTCCGTATCCGGCCCCAGGACTTGGCGGCCTTGGGCGTGATCCGGAGCGACCAGGCCGACTGA
- a CDS encoding AAA family ATPase, whose protein sequence is MPHWSVYTGNSEPHDGIDRLPAPPPWRAFDGEPVVPAPRDADDEAAVSPDRVHRARSYVATPESVQLVNAALVLRRPLLVTGPPGTGKSSLAYAVARELGLGPVLRWNITSRSALSDGLYQYDPLSRLYAARQAARTGQDVHEAGGVEDHLRLGPLGTALLPYDRPRALLVDEIDKSDLDLPNDLLNVLEEGQYEIPELLRAARHSAEDVTAEVLADGSDSPVTVTRGRVRCRAFPFVVLTSNGEREFPPAFLRRCVRLKLRRPDREQLTEIVRAHLDTPPGEAERLINRFLTRAADGELATDQLLNALYLTGVTGLDTDSRDALAEQLMPYLSTTADGDGF, encoded by the coding sequence ATGCCCCACTGGTCCGTCTACACCGGGAACAGCGAGCCGCACGACGGCATCGACCGGCTGCCCGCGCCGCCGCCCTGGCGCGCGTTCGACGGCGAGCCCGTCGTGCCGGCCCCCCGGGACGCCGACGACGAGGCCGCCGTCTCCCCCGACCGGGTCCACCGCGCCCGCTCCTACGTCGCCACCCCGGAGAGCGTCCAGCTCGTCAACGCGGCCCTCGTGCTGCGCCGCCCCCTGCTGGTCACCGGCCCGCCCGGCACCGGAAAGTCCTCCCTGGCGTACGCGGTGGCACGGGAGTTGGGGCTCGGCCCGGTGCTGCGCTGGAACATCACCAGCCGCTCCGCCCTGTCCGACGGCCTCTACCAGTACGACCCCCTGTCCCGGCTGTACGCGGCGCGGCAGGCGGCCCGCACGGGGCAGGACGTCCACGAGGCCGGCGGCGTCGAGGACCACCTGCGCCTCGGCCCCCTCGGCACGGCCCTGCTCCCGTACGACCGTCCCCGCGCCCTGCTGGTCGACGAGATCGACAAGAGCGACCTCGACCTGCCCAACGACCTGCTGAACGTCTTGGAGGAGGGCCAGTACGAGATCCCCGAACTCCTGCGCGCCGCCCGCCACTCCGCCGAGGACGTCACCGCCGAGGTGCTGGCCGACGGCTCGGACTCCCCGGTCACCGTGACACGCGGCCGGGTCCGCTGCCGCGCCTTCCCGTTCGTCGTGCTGACCAGCAACGGCGAGCGCGAGTTCCCGCCCGCCTTCCTGCGCCGCTGCGTCCGCCTGAAGCTGCGCCGCCCCGACCGCGAACAGCTCACCGAGATCGTCCGGGCCCACCTCGACACCCCGCCCGGCGAGGCGGAACGCCTCATCAACCGCTTCCTGACCCGCGCCGCCGACGGCGAACTCGCCACCGACCAGCTCCTCAACGCCCTCTACCTCACCGGCGTCACCGGCCTCGACACGGACTCCCGCGACGCCCTGGCGGAACAACTCATGCCCTACCTGAGCACGACGGCGGACGGCGATGGCTTCTGA
- a CDS encoding acyl-CoA synthetase yields MSSPSASSSSSPSSSLFPALTDDPSGRPALRFGERSLTYAELAAAAGAVGERVRGAGRVAVWATPSLETAVGVVGVLLAGVAAVPLNPKSGEKELGHILSDSAPGVVLAAPGDELPEALRELERIDVDVDVDGDGVGGLGGEAVGDEDPALVVYTSGTTGPPKGAVIPRRAVAATLDALADAWQWTGEDVLVHGLPLFHVHGLVLGVLGPLRRGGSVRHLGRFDTEGVTRELSSGATMLFGVPTMYHRIAEALPADPALAKALAGARLLVSGSAALPVHDHERIAAATGRRVIERYGMTETLMNTSVRADGEARAGTVGVPLPGVELRLVEDDGSVVAAHDGETVGEIQVRGSNLFTEYLNRPEATAAAFTADGWFRTGDVAVRDPDGYVRIVGRKATDLIKSGGYKIGAGEIENALLEYPGVREAAVTGEPDADLGERIVAWVVPVDPEAPPTEGELADHVARRLAPHKRPRVVRYLDALPRNDMGKIMKRALPS; encoded by the coding sequence GGCCGGTGCCGTCGGGGAGCGGGTGCGGGGGGCGGGGAGGGTCGCCGTGTGGGCGACTCCGTCGCTGGAGACCGCCGTCGGGGTGGTGGGCGTGCTGCTCGCCGGGGTGGCCGCCGTGCCGCTGAACCCGAAGTCGGGCGAGAAGGAGCTCGGGCACATCCTGTCCGACAGTGCGCCGGGGGTGGTGCTTGCGGCTCCGGGTGATGAACTGCCGGAGGCATTGCGGGAGTTGGAGCGGATCGACGTCGACGTGGACGTGGATGGGGATGGGGTCGGGGGGTTGGGCGGTGAGGCTGTGGGCGATGAGGACCCCGCCCTCGTCGTCTACACCTCCGGCACCACCGGGCCGCCCAAGGGCGCGGTGATCCCGCGTCGGGCGGTCGCCGCGACCCTGGACGCGCTCGCCGACGCCTGGCAGTGGACCGGGGAGGACGTCCTCGTGCACGGGCTGCCCCTGTTCCATGTGCACGGGCTGGTGCTGGGGGTGCTCGGGCCGCTGCGGCGGGGCGGGTCCGTGCGGCATCTCGGGCGGTTCGACACGGAGGGCGTGACGCGCGAGCTGAGCAGCGGCGCGACCATGCTGTTCGGGGTGCCGACGATGTACCACCGCATCGCCGAGGCGCTGCCCGCCGACCCCGCGCTCGCCAAGGCGCTCGCCGGGGCGCGGCTGCTGGTGTCCGGTTCGGCCGCGCTGCCCGTGCACGACCACGAGCGGATCGCCGCCGCGACCGGGCGCCGGGTGATCGAGCGGTACGGCATGACGGAGACGCTGATGAACACCAGCGTCCGTGCGGACGGGGAGGCGCGGGCGGGGACGGTCGGGGTGCCGCTGCCGGGCGTGGAGCTGCGGCTCGTGGAGGACGACGGGTCGGTCGTCGCCGCGCACGACGGGGAGACCGTCGGGGAGATCCAGGTGCGCGGGTCGAACCTGTTCACCGAGTACCTCAACCGGCCCGAGGCGACCGCCGCCGCCTTCACCGCCGACGGCTGGTTCCGGACGGGCGACGTGGCGGTGCGCGATCCCGACGGGTACGTGCGGATCGTCGGGCGCAAGGCCACCGATCTGATCAAGAGCGGGGGTTACAAGATCGGGGCCGGTGAGATCGAGAACGCGCTGCTGGAGTATCCGGGGGTGCGCGAGGCCGCCGTCACCGGGGAGCCGGACGCGGACCTCGGGGAGCGGATCGTCGCGTGGGTCGTGCCGGTGGATCCCGAAGCGCCCCCGACCGAGGGTGAGTTGGCCGATCACGTCGCCCGGCGGCTCGCCCCGCACAAGCGGCCCCGCGTGGTGCGGTACCTCGACGCGCTGCCCCGCAACGACATGGGGAAGATCATGAAGCGGGCGCTGCCGTCATGA
- a CDS encoding VMAP-C domain-containing protein → MSRMGGVGRTGGVNSGNSAEWHARIESAGQVAGAGFLVTPRRVLTCAHVVHQAAADTLTVTFTERPGSPAVPARVVADGGWGGGTTDLGDLAVLELAHDVPIAPAALAPVDTAHGHRPDRPDLPRKLVVYGFPVGFDEGTLAEYRITSPQLLNREWIQLEAWQPGGQPLAPGFSGAAVTLVETGEVVGMVTAAAGDRGVHNGRMMPTEVMTRYWPALEGLVPTADHRTADRARLRELVERAVRAGLDGDPGRRVRLYEAARGLLDPDAPEEGFDSLWSAALFVLCEIDGADAATTVTRFTAHLESLLESLPDSRSLSHVTVETAAAPHWSPILVDLQHSGAGDGHVRVEVSAYSGGRRHPVGSDTVPQAGLRAYVQDRIEAAFRYLTPGCDELIAFALPRDWIDLPVDRWASNPDDDTPLGCVYPLVVTDQARRRAGVRHQLTRMWNRLDSVPGARVHRVECGSPEEPRRLRMRLRQDDACLAGFASAPAAPRTRPHFDTSLNAPAPMVIWSREGCAAGPDEPCAGGDGCAGKTFLDELDTCLSGVPPAQLPRRVLALREEADAEDGHWAHDIQLLWDDPRVFTDPHGEAPAHAHSPVA, encoded by the coding sequence ATGAGTCGCATGGGCGGCGTGGGCCGCACGGGGGGCGTGAACAGTGGGAACAGCGCCGAGTGGCACGCCCGGATCGAGAGCGCCGGCCAGGTCGCGGGCGCGGGTTTCCTAGTCACCCCGCGCCGGGTGCTGACCTGCGCCCACGTCGTGCACCAGGCCGCCGCCGACACGCTGACGGTGACCTTCACCGAGCGGCCCGGCTCCCCCGCCGTCCCGGCCCGGGTGGTCGCCGACGGCGGCTGGGGAGGCGGCACGACCGACCTCGGCGACCTGGCCGTCCTGGAGCTGGCCCACGACGTGCCGATCGCCCCGGCCGCGCTCGCCCCCGTGGACACCGCCCACGGCCACCGGCCCGACCGTCCCGACCTGCCCCGCAAGCTCGTCGTCTACGGCTTCCCGGTGGGCTTCGACGAGGGCACCCTCGCCGAATACCGCATCACCTCACCCCAGTTGCTCAACCGCGAGTGGATCCAACTGGAGGCCTGGCAGCCCGGCGGGCAGCCGCTCGCCCCCGGGTTCAGCGGCGCCGCCGTCACCCTCGTCGAGACCGGCGAGGTCGTCGGCATGGTCACCGCGGCCGCCGGCGACCGGGGCGTGCACAACGGGCGCATGATGCCCACCGAGGTCATGACCCGCTACTGGCCCGCCCTGGAGGGCCTGGTCCCCACCGCCGACCACCGCACCGCCGACCGCGCGCGCCTGCGCGAACTCGTCGAACGCGCCGTCCGGGCGGGCCTGGACGGCGATCCCGGGCGGCGCGTACGGCTCTACGAGGCCGCCCGGGGCCTGCTGGACCCGGACGCGCCCGAGGAGGGGTTCGACTCACTGTGGTCGGCCGCCCTGTTCGTGCTGTGCGAGATCGACGGCGCCGACGCGGCCACCACCGTCACCCGCTTCACGGCCCACCTGGAATCCCTCCTGGAATCCCTCCCGGACTCCCGTTCCCTGTCTCACGTCACCGTCGAGACGGCCGCCGCACCCCACTGGTCGCCCATCCTCGTCGACCTCCAGCACAGCGGCGCGGGCGACGGGCACGTGCGCGTCGAGGTGTCCGCGTACAGCGGGGGCCGCCGGCATCCGGTCGGCTCGGACACCGTCCCGCAGGCCGGGCTGCGCGCCTACGTGCAGGACCGGATCGAGGCCGCCTTCCGGTATCTGACGCCCGGCTGCGACGAGTTGATCGCGTTCGCGCTGCCCCGCGACTGGATCGACCTGCCCGTCGACCGCTGGGCCAGCAACCCCGACGACGACACCCCGCTCGGCTGCGTGTACCCGCTCGTCGTCACCGACCAGGCCCGCCGCCGGGCGGGCGTCCGGCACCAACTGACTCGGATGTGGAACCGGTTGGACTCCGTGCCCGGCGCGCGCGTGCACCGCGTCGAGTGCGGCAGCCCCGAGGAGCCCCGCCGGCTCCGGATGCGGCTGCGCCAGGACGACGCCTGCCTCGCCGGCTTCGCATCCGCCCCGGCCGCGCCCCGCACCCGCCCCCACTTCGACACCTCGCTCAACGCGCCCGCCCCGATGGTGATCTGGTCCCGCGAGGGCTGCGCCGCCGGGCCCGACGAGCCCTGCGCCGGCGGGGACGGCTGCGCGGGCAAGACGTTCCTGGACGAGCTCGACACCTGCCTGTCCGGCGTCCCGCCCGCCCAACTCCCGCGCCGCGTGCTGGCGTTGCGGGAGGAGGCCGACGCGGAGGACGGCCACTGGGCGCACGACATCCAACTCCTGTGGGACGACCCGCGCGTCTTCACCGACCCGCACGGCGAAGCGCCCGCCCACGCCCACTCCCCCGTGGCCTGA